The genome window CTGTCCATGGCCGTCAACCGCGTAGGGGCCATCATCGTTCCGGCCCAGCCGATCTATCGGACCGATGAAGTCAGGCACATGATTGCGACGGCCAACGTCAAGGCCGTCTTCACGGCCACCGAGTATCGCGGGTTCGATCATGCCGGCATGTGGCTCAGCTTCATGGAGTCTGCCCCGAGCCTCGAGCACGTCATCACGGTCCGGGGTGAAGGTCCTGCGGGGACGCAGGCGGTGGAGTCCCTCATCGAGGGCATCGCCGTGGAGGAGGCACAGCGCGAACTCCCGGTGGGTGCCGGCCCGGATGACGCGTTCGCCATGGTCTTCACCTCCGGCACCACGTCCCAGGCCAAGGGGTGCCTGCACACCTTCAACACCCTGGCCACCTCGGCCCGGATCCAGTCGGAGAACTACCGCTACACCGAGGACGATGTGCAGTTCGGCCCGAGCCCGCTCACCCACACCACCGGACTGGTGACGAGCATCATCCTGCCCCTGCTCAACGGGGCCGCGACTCACGTCATGGAGCGGTGGAACCCGGAGTTGGCCCTCGAGCAGATCCGGGAACACCGCTGCTCCGTCACAGTGAACGCCTCCACCTTCCTGCAGACGCTGGTGGAAGCCTATGACCCGGCACGCCATGACGCCTCCACCATGAGGGTGTGGACCCTTGCTGGTGCGCCGATCCCTGCCTCGCTGGTGGAGAAGGCCCGGCAGGCCCTGCCGAACCTATCCGTCCTGAGCCTCTATGGCCGCACCGAGAACACCTCGATGACGATGTGCACGCTGGATGACGAGCCGGAGCGGTCCCTCACCTCGGACGGGCGTGCCTTCCGCGGCCAGGAGATCGTAATCCTCGGCCCGGGGGACGAGATCCTCCCCGCCGGCCAGGAGGGCGAGATCGCCTTCCGTGGCGCCATGGTCCTGCTGGAATACGTCGGTGAACCGGAGAAGACGGCCGAATCGTTCACGGCCGAGGGCTACTCCAAGTCCGGTGACCTCGGGATCCTGGACGAGCAGGGATTCCTGCGCGTGACCGGTCGGTTGAAGGACATCATCATCCGCGGCGGGTACAACATCTCCGTCCGGCAGGTCGAGGATTTGCTGGCGGCGCATGAAGCGGTGGGCAAGGTGGCCGTCGTCGCGATGCCGGACGAGACCATGGGCGAGCGGGCCTGCTGTTACCTGGTCCCCGCCTCCGGCCATGCTCCACTGACGCTGGACGAGATTCGGGACTACCTCCTGGGCCACGGACTGGCGATCCAGAAAGTCCCCGAGCGCCTGGAGGTGGTGGACGAGGTGCCCACGACGCCCACGGGCAAGATCCAGAAGAACGTGCTGCGTGCCGAGATCGCTCGCAAGGTCCTGGGCGTCCCGGACCTCAGCAGCGCTGGCTAGGGTCCATCCTGCGGCGGGATCCGCAACGAAGCCCGAGGGCGGCACCGGACATCAGGTGCCGCCCTCGGGCTTCGAGCATGGCGTTGGGGTGGACGTGTCCCTTCGGCGGAGGGCGCCTATAGGCCGACGTTGATCCCCGTGCGCTCGTCCACCTCGAGGAGGGCCTCGGCGTAGGAATGGACGTGACGGGTCATGCGACGCACGGCGGCGTCCCGGTCCTGTTCGCGGATCCCGCGAGTGACAGACCGGTGGGCGCGGACCGTGGTGGCCCGCACCGCGTCGTCCACGAACCCCTGGTTGTCCGTCGCCTCGTAGATCGCGCGGGACAACGCGCGCATCATTCCCGAAAGCAGTTCATTGTGGCTGGCTTCGGCGACGGCCATGTGCCAGTCAACGTTGATCTGGAGGAATTCGGCGAGCGAGGCGCCCTCGGCCTGCTCGATCTGGTTGTTGAGCTCGTCCAGTCGCTGGAGGTCCTCGTCGGTCCGGTACAGGGCGGCGAGGCCGGCGCACTGCGGCTCGATGGCCTCGCGGGTCTCCAGCAGATCGTCCAGCCGGATCTGCCGGCCGCGGATGAGCAGTTCCACGGAGCTGGCCACCGAGTCGCTGTCCGGGCGGCGCACGAAGGCACCCCCGGAGCGGCCGGTGCGGATGGTCACGAGGCCCTGGACCTCCAGGATGCGCAGGGCCTCCCGGACGGTGGTGCGACTCATGGCGGTCTGGGCGACCAACTCGCGCTCGGGTGGCAGGGACGTGCCCTCGGGGAAGTCGCCACGGAGGATCCGCTCCCTCAGGTCGTCCGCCAGGACGTCGGACGCCTTGGGCACCTGCAATGGCGACAGGGACGCAGCGGGCGCGCCCGGGATCGACGTGGTGCCGTTCGATGTGGCCATGGTTGCCTCCTGGGTTGCGCGGGTATGCGGCGTGCGGGTTCCTCGGGCGAACCTGTTCCTCGGCGGCCACGCCACCCATCGGAAAGCAATGGTTCAAGAATTTCCCTCACCGCCGAGATTACCAGTAGGGTCTTCGTGACTAAACGGTCAGACCTTTGGTATGGTTCCAGGCATTGGACGCAGCGACCGCGTCCAGCCCCTCACAGGGCGCCCCTTCACCACAGGAGGCCTCCGCATGGACTTCGAACTGACGGAAGACCAGCAGACCATCAAGGACGCCGTGGCAGAGCTCGCCGCGCGTTTCGACCACCAGTATTGGATGGACAAGGACCTCAACAAGGAGTTCCCCACCGAGTTCTACGAGGCCTTCGCCGAAGGCGGCTGGCTGGGACTGACCATTCCCGAGGAGTTCGGCGGCCACGGCATGGGCATCACCGAGGCCTCCCTGCTGCTGCAGGAGGTGGCGGCCTCCGGTGCCGGCATGAACGGCGCCAGCTCCATGCACCTGTCCATCTTCGGCATGCATCCCGTGGTCGTCCACGGCACCGAGAGGATGAAGCAGGAGAACCTGCCCCGCATCGCCGCCGGTGACCTGCACGTGTGCTTCGGCGTGACGGAGCCTGGCGCCGGCCTGGACACCACCCAGATCACCACCTTCGCCCGCAAGGACGGTTCCGACTACGTGGTCAACGGCCGCAAGGTGTGGATCTCCAAGGCCGTGGAATCCGAGAAGATCCTGCTGCTGACCCGGACCACCAAGGCCGAGGACGTGCAGAAGAAGACGGACGGCATGACGCTGTTCTTCACCGACTTGGACCGGGCCCACATCGACGTCCAGCCCATCAAGAAGATGGGCCGCAATGCGGTGACCTCCAACGAGCTGTTCATCGACGACCTGCGGATTCCTGAGGAAGACCGCATCGGCGAAGAGGGCAAGGGCTTCACCTACCTCCTGGACGGCCTCAACCCCGAACGCATGCTGGTGGCCGCCGAGGCGCTGGGCATCGGCTATGCCGCCCTGAAGGCCGCCACCCAGTACGGCAACGACCGGGTGGTCTTCAAGCGCCCGATCGGCAAGAACCAGGGCATCCAGTTCCCTCTGGCCGATTCACTGGCCCGCCTCGAGGCCGCCGAGCTGATGCTGCGCAAGGCCACGTGGCTCTACGATCACGGCAAGCAGTGCGGCAAGGAGGCCAACATGGCCAAGTACCTATGCGCCGACGCCGGCTTCGACGCGGCCGACCGGGCCCTGCAGACGCACGGCGGCATGGGCTACTCCGAGGAGTACCCCGTGGCCCGCTACTTCCGCGAGGCCCGGCTGACCCGGATCGCCCCCATCAGCCAGGAGATGATCCTGAACTACCTGGGCTCGCACGTCTTGGGCCTGCCGAGGAGCTACTGAGATGACCGTGGAACAACGAAGCTACCCTGCCGTCTTCTCCCTCCAGGGCCGTTCGGCCCTGGTGACCGGGGCCGGTGCCGGCATCGGTGAAGCTGTGGCCCGTGCGCTGGCTGCCGCCGGTGCCGCGGTGCTCGTCACCGACCTGCAGGAGGAGGCCGCCCGCGTGGTGGCCGAGTCCATCGTCGCCGGTGGTGGGACCGCCGCCCATGCCGCCCTGGACGTGCGCAACGCCGAACAGGCCGCCGCCGCGGCGCGCCAGGCCGCGGAGCTCAACGGGGGAACCCTGAACATCCTCGTCAACAACGCGGGCGCCATCGCCCCGGCGATGTTCCCGAAGATGACCGCCGAGCAGTTCGAGTTCGTGATCGGCGTCCACCTGGTGGGTTCCTTCACCGTCAGTCACGCGGCCCAGGAATTCCTGCCCGACGACGGCACGGGCCGCATCCTCAACGTCACCTCCGCGGCCGGATTGACCGGCACGATCGGCCAGGTGAACTACGGCTCCGCCAAAGCCGGCATCATCGGACTCACCAAGTCCCTGGCCAAGGAACTGGCCCGCCGTCAGATCACGGTCAACGCGCTCGCCCCGCTGGCCGCCACGGCCATGACGGAGACCGTGCGGACCAATGAGAAACTGTCCGCGAAGCAGCTGGCCCGGATCGCCATGGGGCGTTGGGCCACCCCGGAGGAGATCGCCCCCAGCTTCGTGTTCTTCGCATCCGATGCGGCCAGCTACATCACTGGCCAGGTCTTGCCGGTCGACGGCGGAACGGTGGTCTGAACCATGAGCAACACCGCGCGCACACAGCGTTCCTTCACCAATCCGTTCATCGAGAACGGCCGCGACGCCTGGATCGTCGAGGCCCTGCGCACCCCGATGGGCAGATCCCACCCCGAGAAGGGTTGGTTCCGGGATGTCCACCCCAACGAGCTCCTCGGTCGGGTCTACACGGAACTGCTGAAATCCACCGGCCTGGCCCCTACGGAGATCGAGGACCTCGTGATCGGCTGTACGGCACCGTTCGGCGAGCAGTCCCGCAACATCGCCCGCAACGCCTGGCTGCAGGCCGGTTACCCGCCGGAGGTCCCCGCCACCGTGCTGGACCGCCGCTGCGGATCGGCCCAGACTGCCGTGGAGATGGCCGCCGGGCTGGTGTCCTCCGGAACCCATGACGTGGTCATCGCCGGCGGCGTGGAGCACATGGGACATGTGCCGATGAACTCCCCCGCGGAGATCTCCAAGCTCTACGGGGATCCCTGGCCGGAGGAACTGCGAGCCCTCTACGACTTCGTCCCTCAGGGCGAAAGTGCCGAACTCATCGCCGACCGCTGGGGAATCACCCGCGAACAGATGGACGAGTTCGCTGTCCGCTCCCATGCCAGGGCCGCCGAGGCCGTGGACGCCGGCCGTTTCGAGCGCGAGACGATCCCGTGGGAGACCCACGGTGAACGTCATGCCAGCGACCAGACGATCCGCCCCAGCACGTCCCTGGAGTCCCTCTCCGGCCTGAAGACCGTCTTCCGTCCGGATGGCCGGATCACCGCCGGCTCCTCCTCGCCCATCTGCGACGGCGCCGCCGGCGTGGTCATGGCCTCGGACGCCGCCGTCGAACGCCACGGCCTGACCAAGCGTGCCCGCATCCTGGACCAGACGACGGTCGGGGTAGACCCGATCATCATGCTGACCGGGCCCATTCCGGCCACGCAGAAGCTGCTGGAACGCAACGGGATGACGATCGGGGACATCGACCTGATCGAGATCAACGAGGCATTCAGTTCCGTGGTCCTGGCCTGGGAACAGGAACTGAAGCCGGACATGGACCGGGTCAACGTGAACGGCGGCGCCATCGCCCTGGGCCACCCCGTGGGCGCCACCGGATCCCGGATGTTCGCCACACTGCTGGCCGAGATGGAGCGGCGCGACGTGGAGATCGGCCTGGTCACCATGTGCTGCGGCGGCGGTCTCGGCACTGCCACCCTGATCCAGCGGGTCTGACGGCCATGGCCCGCATCGATTTCAGCGCTCTGCTGGCGGAGGCGTCCGCCAGCGGTGCCGTACCGGGCGTGTGGTGGGGGCAGGGAGCCGGGGAACCGGTGTCTCTGGTCGACTCCCTGCTGGACACACTGGCTGATCCGGCCTCCGGGCTCGAGCGCGTCCGGGCCTTCAGCGGCCTGAGCCTCAACCCGTGCCTGGGCCGGGACCTGCCGGATGGCCTCGAGATGGAGTCCTACGGCGCCCTCGGGCAATTGCGCAAGGTCGCGGCCGCCGGACGGCTGGAGGTCATCCCGGCAAACTATTCGGCGTTGCCCCGGCTCTTCGCGCAGGGAAGGCTCCCGGCCGACGTCGGGATGGTCCAGGTCTCGCCGCCGAACCGGAACGGCGAGGTGTCCCTCGGTGTGGCCGTCGATTACTTCGGCGACGCGATCGGGTCCACGCGGATGCTGATCGCGGAGATCAATCACGCCATGCCCTTCCTTGAGGACGCGCCCCGGCTGCCGCTCTCCGCCTTCGCCGCCACCGTGGAGGTGGACCGGCCCCTGGCCGAGATGGATCACCGCGCCCCGGACGAGGTCGATCTGGCCATTGCGGCCCACGTGGCGGGGATGGTCGAGGACGGCGACACCCTGCAGATCGGCGTCGGCACCCTGCCGAACGCGGTCCTGCAGGCGCTGTCCGGGCACCGTGACCTCGGCATCCACTCCGGGATGATCACCGACGGCGTGCTCGACCTCATCGAGTCCGGCGTGGCCACCGGTGCCCGCAAGGAGATCGACTCCGGGGTGGCCGTCACCGGTTCCGCCCTCGGCTCCGCCGGGCTCTACCGCCGGCTCGGCGAGCAGCAGGGCCGGCGGCAGGACGACGGGCTCGACGTGTCCTTCCGTCCGGCCAGCTACACCCACGACCCGGCCGTGCTGTCCCGACTCGGCAGTCTCGTCTCGATCAACTCCGCCCTGGAAGTCGATCTGTCCGGCCAAGTCGGATCCGAACGCGTCGGCGGACGCTTCCTCGGTGCGATCGGCGGCCAGGCCGACTTCAGCCGGGCCGCCGCCCTGACCGGGGCTCGGTCCATCATCGCGCTGCGGTCCACCAGCCGTGGAGCCTCCACCATCCGCCCCGAGCTCGACGGCGGCCTGGTCGCCACCGCGCGCGCCGACGTCGACGTGGTGGTCACCGAGCACGGCGCAGCCGTGCTGACCGGGCTGACGGAGCGGGCTCGCGCCCGCGCCCTGATCGCCATCGCGGCCGAGGAGCACCGAGACGAGCTGGCGTGCGCAGCCGACCTCCAGACCAATCAGACCAGTCAGACCAACCAGTACAACCAGAGCAATGCAGAGGTGCCGGCATGACCGAGACAACCACCAACGCCACCCCCGGCGAGGACCGCACCGTGGCGATCCGCGAGGTCGGCCCGCGGGACGGCTTCCAGAACGAGCCCGAGACCATCCCCACCGCGGACAAGATCCGGCTGATCAATGAGCTCGGCCAGACCGGTCTCACCCGGATCGAGGTGGCCAGCTTCGTGCGTCCGGACGTCATTCCGCAGCTCTCCGACGGGGTCGAGGTGCTGAAGGGCATCGACCTGCCCGAGTCGGTGGAACGCATGGTGCTGATCCCCAACACCAAAGGTCTGGACAACGCCCTGGCCATCCGGGAGCTCTTCGACGCCTGCACCCTGTTCGTCAGCGCCTCCGAATCCCACAACAAGGCGAACATCAACCGCACCGTCCGCGAGACCATGGACGACGTGAAGACCATGGGCGGCCGGATCGCGGCCGAGGGCATCAAGTACGGTGCCGTCATCGCCACCTCCTTCGGCTGCCCCTACGAGGGCCACATTCCCATGGAGCGGGTGCTGGACCTGGCCGAGGAGTTCGCCGAGTCCGGTGCCACCGAACTGGGCTTCGGGGACACCACGGGCATGGCCAACCCGGCCTACGTGCATCGCTTCTTCACCGAGGCCGCACGCCGGCTGCCCGGCGTCGAGCTGACGGCGCACTTCCACAACACCCGGGGGCAGGGCCTGGCCAACGCCTACGCGGCGCTGGAGGCAGGCTGCCGGTCCTTCGAATCCAGCTTCGGAGAGCTGGGCGGCTGCCCCGTGCCCAAGGGATCCACCGGCAACATCGCCTCGGAGGACCTCATCAGCATGTTCCACGAGATGGGCGTGCAGACCGGAATCGACCTGGATGCCCTCATCACCTCGGCCCGCCACGCCCAGGAGGTGCTGGGCCGCAAGCTGACCAGTCACTCGATTGTGGCCGGACCCATCCAGTGGGAGGCGGCGGCCTGATCGGCTCACCCCCGCCGCGCACGCCTCCACCGCAATCGACACCACGCATCAAGACCACGCCGGGCGCCACCGCCTGACCGCATGAAGGGAACACGACCATGACCGAAGTACGCACCGCGCTGATCACCGGAGGAGCCCAGGGCATCGGCAAGGGCATCACCACGTCCCTGGCGGAGGCCGGGTTCTCGGTGGTCATCGCCGACCTCAACCTGGAGGTCGCCACCGCCACCGCCGAAGAGCTCACCGGCCGCGGCCTGAAGGCCTCCGCCGTGACCATGAACGTGACCGACTCAGCCTCCGTCGCCGAAGCGGTCCAGCAGGCCGAGGCCCAGTCCGGGCCGATCAGTGTGCTGGTCAACAACGCCGGCTGGGACGACTTCATGCCCTTCCTGGACACCACCGAGGAGTTCTGGGACAAGATCGTGGACCTGAACTTCAAGGGCCACCTGCGCACCATCAAGGCGATTGTCCCGGGCATGATCGAGCGCGGCTACGGCCGAGTCATCAACATCGGTTCCGACGCCGGCCGCGTCGGATCCTCGCTCGAGGCCGTGTACTCCGGCGCCAAGGGCGGGGTCATCGCCTTCACCAAGACCCTCGCCCGCGAGGTGGCCACCCAGGGCGTCACCGCGAACGTAGTCTGCCCCGGCCCCACGGACACCCCCGCTCTGCGTAAGTTCGCGGACGGTGCCGGCGACGACGCGGACAAGGTCATCAACGGGATGAAGCGCGGCGTGCCGATGAAGCGCCTGGGCACCCCCGAGGACATCGGTCCGGCTGTGGCCTTCTTCGCCTCTGAGGGCGCGGGCTTCATCACCGGTCAGACACTGTCCGTCTCCGGCGGACTGACGATGGCCTGAGCCGCGTCATGACCGAGACGACTGCGCCGGAGACCTGGACTGCCTCTGGGACCTACGAGGACA of Citricoccus sp. K5 contains these proteins:
- a CDS encoding AMP-binding protein translates to MAFATVRDRYTQEQIDGFYAEGFWGKPTMFEVLEHQVAQRGDKVFITDDATGFTYRQVHDDAVRIAAGLSRLGVGRGDSVAIQMPSWAEFAALSMAVNRVGAIIVPAQPIYRTDEVRHMIATANVKAVFTATEYRGFDHAGMWLSFMESAPSLEHVITVRGEGPAGTQAVESLIEGIAVEEAQRELPVGAGPDDAFAMVFTSGTTSQAKGCLHTFNTLATSARIQSENYRYTEDDVQFGPSPLTHTTGLVTSIILPLLNGAATHVMERWNPELALEQIREHRCSVTVNASTFLQTLVEAYDPARHDASTMRVWTLAGAPIPASLVEKARQALPNLSVLSLYGRTENTSMTMCTLDDEPERSLTSDGRAFRGQEIVILGPGDEILPAGQEGEIAFRGAMVLLEYVGEPEKTAESFTAEGYSKSGDLGILDEQGFLRVTGRLKDIIIRGGYNISVRQVEDLLAAHEAVGKVAVVAMPDETMGERACCYLVPASGHAPLTLDEIRDYLLGHGLAIQKVPERLEVVDEVPTTPTGKIQKNVLRAEIARKVLGVPDLSSAG
- a CDS encoding acetyl-CoA hydrolase/transferase family protein, translating into MARIDFSALLAEASASGAVPGVWWGQGAGEPVSLVDSLLDTLADPASGLERVRAFSGLSLNPCLGRDLPDGLEMESYGALGQLRKVAAAGRLEVIPANYSALPRLFAQGRLPADVGMVQVSPPNRNGEVSLGVAVDYFGDAIGSTRMLIAEINHAMPFLEDAPRLPLSAFAATVEVDRPLAEMDHRAPDEVDLAIAAHVAGMVEDGDTLQIGVGTLPNAVLQALSGHRDLGIHSGMITDGVLDLIESGVATGARKEIDSGVAVTGSALGSAGLYRRLGEQQGRRQDDGLDVSFRPASYTHDPAVLSRLGSLVSINSALEVDLSGQVGSERVGGRFLGAIGGQADFSRAAALTGARSIIALRSTSRGASTIRPELDGGLVATARADVDVVVTEHGAAVLTGLTERARARALIAIAAEEHRDELACAADLQTNQTSQTNQYNQSNAEVPA
- a CDS encoding hydroxymethylglutaryl-CoA lyase, encoding MTETTTNATPGEDRTVAIREVGPRDGFQNEPETIPTADKIRLINELGQTGLTRIEVASFVRPDVIPQLSDGVEVLKGIDLPESVERMVLIPNTKGLDNALAIRELFDACTLFVSASESHNKANINRTVRETMDDVKTMGGRIAAEGIKYGAVIATSFGCPYEGHIPMERVLDLAEEFAESGATELGFGDTTGMANPAYVHRFFTEAARRLPGVELTAHFHNTRGQGLANAYAALEAGCRSFESSFGELGGCPVPKGSTGNIASEDLISMFHEMGVQTGIDLDALITSARHAQEVLGRKLTSHSIVAGPIQWEAAA
- a CDS encoding SDR family NAD(P)-dependent oxidoreductase; the encoded protein is MTVEQRSYPAVFSLQGRSALVTGAGAGIGEAVARALAAAGAAVLVTDLQEEAARVVAESIVAGGGTAAHAALDVRNAEQAAAAARQAAELNGGTLNILVNNAGAIAPAMFPKMTAEQFEFVIGVHLVGSFTVSHAAQEFLPDDGTGRILNVTSAAGLTGTIGQVNYGSAKAGIIGLTKSLAKELARRQITVNALAPLAATAMTETVRTNEKLSAKQLARIAMGRWATPEEIAPSFVFFASDAASYITGQVLPVDGGTVV
- a CDS encoding thiolase family protein; its protein translation is MSNTARTQRSFTNPFIENGRDAWIVEALRTPMGRSHPEKGWFRDVHPNELLGRVYTELLKSTGLAPTEIEDLVIGCTAPFGEQSRNIARNAWLQAGYPPEVPATVLDRRCGSAQTAVEMAAGLVSSGTHDVVIAGGVEHMGHVPMNSPAEISKLYGDPWPEELRALYDFVPQGESAELIADRWGITREQMDEFAVRSHARAAEAVDAGRFERETIPWETHGERHASDQTIRPSTSLESLSGLKTVFRPDGRITAGSSSPICDGAAGVVMASDAAVERHGLTKRARILDQTTVGVDPIIMLTGPIPATQKLLERNGMTIGDIDLIEINEAFSSVVLAWEQELKPDMDRVNVNGGAIALGHPVGATGSRMFATLLAEMERRDVEIGLVTMCCGGGLGTATLIQRV
- a CDS encoding FadR/GntR family transcriptional regulator translates to MATSNGTTSIPGAPAASLSPLQVPKASDVLADDLRERILRGDFPEGTSLPPERELVAQTAMSRTTVREALRILEVQGLVTIRTGRSGGAFVRRPDSDSVASSVELLIRGRQIRLDDLLETREAIEPQCAGLAALYRTDEDLQRLDELNNQIEQAEGASLAEFLQINVDWHMAVAEASHNELLSGMMRALSRAIYEATDNQGFVDDAVRATTVRAHRSVTRGIREQDRDAAVRRMTRHVHSYAEALLEVDERTGINVGL
- a CDS encoding acyl-CoA dehydrogenase family protein; the protein is MDFELTEDQQTIKDAVAELAARFDHQYWMDKDLNKEFPTEFYEAFAEGGWLGLTIPEEFGGHGMGITEASLLLQEVAASGAGMNGASSMHLSIFGMHPVVVHGTERMKQENLPRIAAGDLHVCFGVTEPGAGLDTTQITTFARKDGSDYVVNGRKVWISKAVESEKILLLTRTTKAEDVQKKTDGMTLFFTDLDRAHIDVQPIKKMGRNAVTSNELFIDDLRIPEEDRIGEEGKGFTYLLDGLNPERMLVAAEALGIGYAALKAATQYGNDRVVFKRPIGKNQGIQFPLADSLARLEAAELMLRKATWLYDHGKQCGKEANMAKYLCADAGFDAADRALQTHGGMGYSEEYPVARYFREARLTRIAPISQEMILNYLGSHVLGLPRSY
- a CDS encoding SDR family NAD(P)-dependent oxidoreductase → MTEVRTALITGGAQGIGKGITTSLAEAGFSVVIADLNLEVATATAEELTGRGLKASAVTMNVTDSASVAEAVQQAEAQSGPISVLVNNAGWDDFMPFLDTTEEFWDKIVDLNFKGHLRTIKAIVPGMIERGYGRVINIGSDAGRVGSSLEAVYSGAKGGVIAFTKTLAREVATQGVTANVVCPGPTDTPALRKFADGAGDDADKVINGMKRGVPMKRLGTPEDIGPAVAFFASEGAGFITGQTLSVSGGLTMA